The following are encoded together in the Lactuca sativa cultivar Salinas chromosome 1, Lsat_Salinas_v11, whole genome shotgun sequence genome:
- the LOC111876205 gene encoding G-type lectin S-receptor-like serine/threonine-protein kinase At1g67520, which translates to MADCKSIFLILTALCCYFFCNHCYAETHTLQQGQHLTDWDELISPKKVFCLKFFSFGSSIKPYLGIFYNYNTLKRTSDGDDKLYLKDKPVWVANRNNPITDIYGELLIDIHGKLSILSGGGTVVDIFSSPPITRNASAKLLDTGNFVLQELYPDGSVKRVLWQSFDYPTDTLLPGMKLGINLKTGHRWSLTSWRSETLPAEGSFTLTGDPNATSGQMEMVILMRGNVHWRSGSWKNGGFENTGLQFSPDVHLYYVSNETEQSFTYLTKTYDSSPSLTMYLNGQLKGSSVNLDVQCSSIKLAGCAESDVLEEMNCRKYCSFESNDHYYGQYIYGDEYEYDESHNLTVYDCERLCWRNCSCMAFTYATADGAGCKTFNSRRTVKYREETKDSPSKVIVCHPGYYGEYDEMKKRKKRNRKKRNRILLITGIVSFALLLSCYLVCKKLHIRRESVRDAMLFGFLKAKKIQRLFLHQLRRLYKNIQTDMKINPELHYFTFQTISSATNNFSNTNKLGQGGFGAVYKGKLVDGQEIAVKRLSRGSEQGIKEFKNETELIAKLQHTNLVKLIGCCIEKKEQILVYEYMPNKSLDSFLFDPRKKGLLDWNTRFVIIDGIAHGLLYLHRFSRLRIIHRDLKASNILLDDYLKPKISDFGMAKLFGINESEANTSRVVGTRGYMPPEYMLEGSVSTKTDVFGFGVLLLEIVSSKMNHGTYDVEHPLNLLGLAWELWNEGRGLELMDPILEDSCTPKEVMTCIHVGLLCVQDHAMIRPTMSEVISMLTNENMHLPEPKRPAFFIERHDPDSARDDNLENGSVNGQSISILVAR; encoded by the exons ATGGCAGATTGCAAAAGTATATTCCTCATCCTCACAGCCTTATGTTGCTATTTTTTCTGCAATCATTGTTACGCAGAAACACATACCTTACAACAAGGTCAACATCTTACCGACTGGGATGAACTGATTTCACCAAAGAAGGTATTTTGTTTGAAGTTCTTTAGCTTCGGCAGTAGCATAAAACCTTATTTAGGGATATTCTACAATTACAACACCCTAAAAAGAACTTCTGACGGAGATGATAAGTTGTACTTGAAAGATAAGCCGGTTTGGGTAGCAAACAGAAACAATCCGATCACAGATATATACGGCGAACTCCTGATAGATATCCATGGCAAGCTGAGCATTTTATCTGGTGGAGGCACTGTTGTTGATATCTTCAGTAGTCCTCCAATAACACGCAACGCAAGTGCTAAACTGTTGGATACTGGAAATTTCGTGTTGCAAGAACTGTATCCAGATGGGTCAGTTAAGCGGGTTTTATGGCAAAGTTTTGATTACCCAACAGACACCCTTCTTCCTGGGATGAAACTGGGGATTAATCTCAAGACTGGCCATCGATGGTCACTCACTTCTTGGAGGAGTGAAACGTTACCAGCCGAAGGGTCTTTTACATTAACAGGAGACCCAAATGCGACATCAGGTCAAATGGAAATGGTGATCCTGATGAGAGGGAATGTCCATTGGAGGAGCGGCTCTTGGAAGAATGGTGGGTTCGAGAACACTGGTCTACAATTTTCTCCCGATGTCCACCTCTACTATGTATCTAATGAGACAGAGCAATCGTTCACATATCTAACAAAAACCTACGATTCATCGCCATCTCTGACCATGTATTTAAACGGTCAGCTTAAGGGTTCAAGTGTAAACTTAGACGTCCAGTGTAGCTCAATCAAACTCGCTGGTTGTGCTGAATCTGACGTCCTTGAAGAGATGAATTGCCGGAAATATTGTTCTTTCGAGAGTAATGATCATTATTATGGCCAATACATATATGGGGATGAGTATGAATATGATGAAAGCCATAACTTGACTGTTTATGATTGTGAAAGACTATGCTGGAGAAATTGTTCTTGCATGGCCTTTACTTATGCAACCGCAGATGGGGCAGGGTGCAAGACTTTTAATAGTAGGAGGACAGTGAAATATCGAGAGGAAACCAAAGATAGCCCATCCAAGGTCATTGTGTGTCATCCTGGTTATTATGGTG AATATGATGAGATGAAGAAGCGGAAGAAGAGGAACCGGAAGAAGAGGAACCGGATTTTGTTGATCACCGGGATTGTATCTTTTGCTCTACTCCTATCATGCTATCTCGTATGCAAGAAGCTGCATATTAGAA GGGAAAGTGTTAGAGATGCCATGCTGTTTGGTTTTTTAAAAGCAAAGAAAATCCAAAGGCTGTTTCTGCATCAGTTGAGGCGCTTGTACAAAAATATACAAACAGATATGAAGATCAACCCTGAGCTGCATTATTTCACCTTTCAAACCATCTCATCTGCCACAAACAATTTCTCAAACACTAATAAGCTAGGGCAGGGTGGTTTTGGAGCAGTTTATAAG GGAAAATTAGTTGATGGGCAGGAGATTGCCGTGAAACGACTTTCAAGAGGCTCTGAACAAGGAATCaaggagttcaagaatgaaacCGAACTCATAGCCAAACTTCAACACACGAACCTTGTCAAGCTTATAGGGTGTTGCATTGAGAAGAAAGAGCAAATTCTTGTATATGAGTATATGCCTAATAAAAGCTTGGACTCCTTTCTATTTG ATCCGAGGAAGAAAGGATTACTGGATTGGAATACCCGGTTTGTAATCATTGATGGCATTGCTCATGGACTCCTATATCTCCATAGGTTTTCAAGGCTGAGGATTATCCATAGAGATCTGAAAGCAAGTAACATCTTGCTAGATGACTACCTGAAGCCAAAAATATCAGATTTTGGTATGGCTAAGTTATTTGGGATCAATGAGTCTGAAGCAAATACAAGTCGAGTCgttggaactcg TGGTTATATGCCGCCGGAGTATATGTTAGAAGGCTCTGTTTCAACAAAGAcggatgtgtttggttttggtgTTTTGTTGCTTGAAATCGTAAGCAGCAAGATGAATCATGGGACCTATGATGTGGAACACCCACTCAACCTTCTAGGGCTT GCATGGGAATTGTGGAATGAAGGCAGAGGTTTGGAGTTGATGGATCCAATACTGGAAGATTCATGCACTCCCAAGGAAGTAATGACGTGCATCCATGTGGGTCTGTTGTGTGTTCAAGATCATGCTATGATTAGACCCACCATGTCAGAAGTTATTTCTATGCTCACAAATGAAAATATGCATCTACCTGAACCAAAACGACCAGCTTTCTTCATTGAGAGGCATGACCCAGATTCAGCAAGAGATGATAATCTGGAAAATGGCTCCGTGAATGGGCAATCGATTTCAATTTTAGTGGCGAGATAG